Proteins from one Juglans microcarpa x Juglans regia isolate MS1-56 chromosome 1S, Jm3101_v1.0, whole genome shotgun sequence genomic window:
- the LOC121247675 gene encoding sperm-associated antigen 1A: MASAALNTIERAHQMYRDGRYSEALGFYTEALEMAKTKPQMIALHSNRAACFLKLHDFKKAAEECTSVLELDHKHSGALMLRAQTLVTLKEYQSALFDVNRLLDLNPSSEVYQNLQARLRTQLSLAPIAESEAELEEEEEYKDEAEPNGNEEEEQYKEEENAIVAVGTAQKTELKETIICAEVKVPETQRSKESYEQERDKSEHKKISCAAVSIAPEVESNKEPFEQDSKGWQTIPKPKGHSTLDYARWDRVEDDSSEEEDDDDEESRPQYRFRVGTIGVRPVK; encoded by the exons AGGCGCTAGGGTTTTACACGGAGGCCCTGGAGATGGCTAAAACCAAGCCTCAAATGATTGCTCTCCATAGCAACCGGGCCGCCTGCTTTCTCAAACTCCACGATTTCAAAAAG GCAGCAGAAGAATGTACCTCAGTGCTTGAGCTTGATCACAAGCACAGTGGAGCACTAATGCTGCGGGCCCAGACACTTGTCACCCTTAAGGAGTATCAGTCGGCGCTTTTTGATGTCAACAGGCTCTTGGATTTGAATCCATCATCAGAAGTTTATCAAAACCTTCAAGCTCGTTTGAGGACACAATTG TCACTTGCTCCAATAGCTGAATCTGAAGCAGAgctagaagaagaggaagaatacAAAGATGAAGCAGAACCAAATGGAAATGAAGAAGAGGAACaatacaaagaagaagaaaatgcaatAGTTGCAGTAGGAACAGCTCAGAAAACTGAGCTTAAAGAGACCATCATTTGTGCTGAAGTTAAAGTGCCTGAGACACAGAGGTCTAAGGAATCATATGAACAAGAAAGAGATAAATCTGAGCATAAAAAGATCTCTTGTGCTGCTGTCTCTATTGCACCTGAAGTGGAGAGCAATAAGGAACCATTTGAGCAAGATTCTAAAGGATGGCAAACAATTCCAAAACCAAAGGGACACTCAACTCTAGACTATGCAAGATGGGACAGAGTTGAAGATGATTCTAGTGAAGAGGAAGATGACGATGACGAAGAGTCTCGGCCACAGTATAGGTTTCGTGTAGGAACCATTGGTGTGCGACCAGTAAAGTAA
- the LOC121247349 gene encoding microsomal glutathione S-transferase 3-like translates to MATRQTVNLEAFVYELGSLGMGRLRFNVPYPTLYALDSDYKDAKLFNCAQRGHQNSLEMMPMFFTLMMLGGMRHPRTCVALGLLYAVSRVREIWLLGLVGREKVRGGEEMEIRKESDICECR, encoded by the exons ATGGCAACACGCCAGACAGTGAATTTGGAAGCTTTTGTGTACGAGCTGGGTTCATTAGGGATGGGGAGGCTTCG GTTCAACGTGCCATATCCTACCCTCTATGCTCTAGATTCTGATTACAAAGATGCAAAGCTTTTCAACTGTGCTCAG AGAGGGCATCAGAACTCGCTGGAGATGATGCCCATGTTTTTCACGCTGATGATGCTGGGAGGGATGAGGCATCCTCGCACATGCGTGGCGCTTGGTTTACTCTACGCCGTGTCTCGCGTTCGGGAAATATGGCTTCTTGGCCTTGTtgggagagagaaagtgagaggagGGGAAGAGATGGAAATAAGGAAGGAATCTGATATATGTGAGTGTAGATAG
- the LOC121245774 gene encoding LEC14B protein-like, which translates to MYNVDRGWTVQKNILAKSLRWTVTDTSLSPDQRHLVYASMSPIVHIVNVGSPETESLANITEIHEGLDFFADDDGGYSFGIFSVKFSTDG; encoded by the exons ATGTACAATGTGGACCGAGGATGGACGGTTCAGAAGAACATTCTTGCGAAAAGTTTGCGATGGACAGTCACTGATACATCTCTTTCGCCAGATCAACGCCATCTT GTTTATGCTAGTATGTCACCTATTGTCCATATTGTTAATGTTGGGTCCCCTGAAACAGAGTCTCTAGCAAATATTACG GAGATCCATGaaggtttggatttttttgccgATGATGATGGAGGATACTCTTTTGGAATCTTCTCTGTCAAATTTTCAACAGATGGATGA